The following proteins are co-located in the Coffea eugenioides isolate CCC68of unplaced genomic scaffold, Ceug_1.0 ScVebR1_984;HRSCAF=1758, whole genome shotgun sequence genome:
- the LOC113759197 gene encoding uncharacterized protein LOC113759197: MASEMAAQNKLIDELISSGVQPEPPPVKQPESEPFVIPPIQTTFEGVFNPQYTYTQNLPFYPLYGQGFQPQGGQGGPNMPPGPQAFYQPTAEPVVPEHTVQTKPELPVGFKTPKFNKYDGTGYPKTHLRLFANKLGKPVDDENLPLRLFPESLEGDALDWYSNLKPDEVKTWLDLSNAFIRQYEYNCELAPTRTTLEGTKRRPSEDHKTYAKRWRKIAAKVEPPMTEDEIIRTFIKAHDPPYFEEIFRRTGCTFAAIVNKLEEYDDFVRAGKIVNVSALKSQVEALQGQGSSGKKPQFKKKEGETTFIWNQNPSPKPRYQPNPTYQPHYPYNSNPHHLKAAGKIGTVPPPAYPYGIYAGYNPQAVCAYHSGAPEHSTVDCKAFKHRIQDMIEAGEIVIRKKEAQGPNINRNPLPEHANTIGVILDNAEYEQQVQKLARKAELFGVTDQPFVIEVPFEEDKRPFILDLTLAESKALEPVVIEFPEQEPVLSLQRVPWNYDEPVIQIGEKSVAKEEVSVVTRSGGIASPFGAIVPIQTNNPDLPAKPAITEKEALDFLKRLQRSEYNVVEKLSKSPAQISMLDLLFSSDMHRDALLEVLTKAQIPKDISVANFSHIVGSVLFTKQITFSDDELPAEGIGHNKALYIAVRCNGKILPKVLIDNGSALNICPWINDKLITIFAEEDCLVIADSGAKEDGSRSATVTPHSTADIIS, encoded by the exons ATGGCGTCTGAGATGGCTGCCCAGAATAAGTTGATTGACGAGCtcattagtagcggagtgcagcCCGAGCCTCCGCCTGTCAAACAACcggaatccgaaccatttgtcattcctccaattcaaaccacttttgagggAGTTTTCAACCCGCAGTACACTTACACTCAAAATCTTCCGTTTTATCCTCTCTATGggcaaggatttcagcctcaaggtGGTCAAGGTGGTCCAAACATGCCTCCAGGTCCACAAGCTTTTTATCAGCCTACCGCAGAACCTGTTGTGCCGGAGCacactgttcaaaccaagccagaa CTGCCCGTGGGGTTCAAGACCCCGAAGTTCAATAAATATGATGGTACAGGATATCCTAAGACACACTTGCGTTTGTTTGCCAACAAGCTGGGCAAGCCGGTGGATGACGAAAACTTGCCACTTAGGTTATTTCCAGAGAGTCTAGAAGGAGACGCCCTCGATTggtattcaaacttaaagccAGATGAGGTAAAGACCTGGCTTGATCTATCCAACGCCTTCATCAGAcaatacgagtataactgcgagctagCACCGACCAGAACTACTTTGGAAGGCACCAAGAGgcgaccatctgaagatcataagacatacgCCAAAAGATGGAGGAAGATAGCTGCCAAGGTTGAGCCTCCGATGACCgaagatgaaattattcgcactttcataaaggcgcatgatcctccatacTTCGAAGAAATCTTCCGTAGGACTGGGTGTACATTTGCTGCGATTGTGAATAAACTCGAAgagtatgatgattttgtgagaGCCGGAAAAATTGTTAACGTCTCTGCCCTAAAATCACAAGTAGAAGCTTTGCAAGGGCAGGGGAGCAGTGGAAAGAAGCCgcagtttaaaaagaaagagggggagaCAACTTTTATCTGGAACCAGAATCCTTCACCCAAACCCCGATACCAACCcaatccaacctaccaaccacATTACCCTTATAATTCAAACCCGCACCAT tTGAAGGCTGCCGGAAAGATTGGCACGGTACCCCCTCCGGCCTATCCATATGGCATATACGCTGGGTATAACCCACAAGCcgtctgtgcttatcattcaggggcaCCCGAACATTCAACTGTTGATTGCAAGGCTTTTAAGCATAgaattcaagatatgattgaagcCGGAGAGATTGTAATCAGGAAAAAGGAGGCACAAGGGCCGAATATAAATAGGAACCCCTTGCCTGAACACGCTAATACCATTGGGGTCATTCTGGACAACGCAGAGTATGAGCAGCAAGTCCAAAAATTGGCAAGGAAAGCCGAGCtgtttggggtcacagaccaaccATTTGTGATAGAGGTGCCGTTTGAGGAGGATAAAAGaccttttattttggatctcaCTCTAGCTGAAAGCAAGGCTTTGGAGCCAGTGGTCATCGAATTCCCGGAGCAAGAGCCCGTCCTAAGTTTGCAACGAGTGCCATGGAACTACGATGAACCTGTCATACAAATTGGAGAAAAGTCAGTTGCCAAAGAAGAGGTGTCAGTGGTCACCAGATCAGGGGGGATTGCAAGTCCGTTTGGAGCTATCGTTCCGATTCAAACAAATAACCCCGACCTGCCCGCTAAACCAGCAATTACTGAGAAGGAAgccttggattttcttaaaaggctccaAAGAAGTGAATATAATGTAGTCGAGAAGCTAAGCAAGTCGCCCGCCCAAATATCCATGTTGGATCTGCTCTTTTCTTCGGATATGCATAGGGATGCGTTGCTCGAAGTGTTGACTAAAGCTCAAATCCCCAAGGACATTTCGGTTGCTAATTTCTCACATATAGTTGGCAGTGtgttatttacaaaacaaatcacTTTCTCTGATGATGAGTTACCggcggaaggcattggacataacaaggctCTGTACATAGCTGTGAGGTGCAATGGGAAAATTTTGCCAAAGGTGTTGATTGACAATGGATCTGCgcttaatatctgtccttgga TAAATGACAAATTGATAACTATCTTTGCCGAGGAGGATTGCCTCGTGATTGCTGATTCTGGGGCCAAAGAAGATGGTAGCCGAAGCGCCACagtgacccctcatagcacaGCTGATATCATCTCC